Part of the Bacillales bacterium genome, GTCACCGCTGTTCGATAGAGCGTCCAAGAAGATACGCTGGTTGCCCGCACGTCGTGAGACAAGCAAGCAGATCGAATGATTTGCTCGTGGCTCATGCCTCCAGATTCGCTGCGGATGTGTTGTAATAGTTTATCGGCGATCGCCTTGTGAAAGTTAAGATTGAACTGCACAGTATCGCAAAAAGATTCTTCGAACCCGCCGTGGCCCGGCACAGCCCCCTTGCAGTCAACCGAGAGCAACTTTTGCAACGACTGAATGCCCTCACTGACATCGACCATAAAAGGAATGCGGTGTTTGATTAGCGTTTCTTTGGAAAAATAACCGTCGGCGGCGTAAAGGATGTCGTCGACGAGTACGCCGAGCTGGGCGTGGCTGTGGCCGGGCAAGTCTATGAGTTCAAGCCGCAGCCCCGCGACTTCTAACGTACCGGCATCGCATACTTGATCCACGCGGACCGGCGCGCCTTCCAAAAATTTATTGCGCATCGCTTCGGGCGGATTGACACCTTCGAATAAATAGAGCGGCTCCAGTTTCGGGCAGCGCATGATCGCTTCCTCGAAAAATGGAGCCAACGTGTACACTCCGATTTTCTTTTGCAAATGCGCGGCACCGCCGTAATGATCGGCATGAGCATGCGTAAGAAACAAATGCGTGCAAGGCAGATCGTGTTCATTCAAGACGCGCAAAACCTTTTTCGCGGCTGACGCATCGATCCCCGAATCAATCAATAAGCCGTACTTACCGTTTCTGACATAACCGATATTGACGGCATCGTGAAAGTAAAAACAATTGTCCGAAATTTTCTTGAAATTCATCGCGTATCCTCGCAAAGTTGTTATTCTAGATTTTACACGCCTCCACCAGCAGACGCAAGCAAAGGATTTCAAAAAAATTTCGCCGGAAACGATCACGGGTGACGTCGATTCGACTGCTCGCTGACACGATTTTCGGTTCGGATG contains:
- a CDS encoding MBL fold metallo-hydrolase gives rise to the protein MNFKKISDNCFYFHDAVNIGYVRNGKYGLLIDSGIDASAAKKVLRVLNEHDLPCTHLFLTHAHADHYGGAAHLQKKIGVYTLAPFFEEAIMRCPKLEPLYLFEGVNPPEAMRNKFLEGAPVRVDQVCDAGTLEVAGLRLELIDLPGHSHAQLGVLVDDILYAADGYFSKETLIKHRIPFMVDVSEGIQSLQKLLSVDCKGAVPGHGGFEESFCDTVQFNLNFHKAIADKLLQHIRSESGGMSHEQIIRSACLSHDVRATSVSSWTLYRTAVTAYLLYLIDEGQLSMALNDFQLWFTAE